A genomic segment from Corylus avellana chromosome ca5, CavTom2PMs-1.0 encodes:
- the LOC132180455 gene encoding 26S proteasome non-ATPase regulatory subunit 2 homolog A — protein sequence MAPDPNASSSGTVPSKDPKKKKDEKKEEDLSDEDLALKQQLELYVERVQDPDPGLQKVALESMRQEIRTSTSSMTSVPKPLKFLRPHYGTLKAYYETMQDSDLKKYLADILSVLALTMSAEGERESLKYRLLGSEGDIGSWGHEYVRNLAGEIAQEYAKRQSEEAPIDDLMELVQQIVAFHMKHNAEPEAVDLLMEVEDLDLLIEHVDSTNFKRTCLYLTSSARYLPGPDDMLVLDIAYMIYLKFEEYPNALQIALFLDNMQYVKQVFTSCDDLLRKKQFCYILARHGITFELDDEMAADDDDREALQEIINNSRLSEGYLTLARDIEVMEPKSPEDIYKAHLLDGRASAGASVDSARQNLAATFVNAFVNAGFGQDKLMTVPSDNTSGGSSSNWLFKNKEHGKTSAAASLSMILLWDVDAGLAQIDKYFHLSDSHIIAGALLGVGIVNCGIKNDCDPALALLGDYVDKDDSSIRIGAIMGLGISYAGSQNEQIRSKLAPILNEAKAPLDVIAFTAISLGLVYVGSCNEEVAQAIIFALMDRSESELGEPLTRLLPLGLGLLYLGKQESVEATAEVSKTFNEKIRKYCDMTLLSCAYAGTGNVLKVQNLLGHCSQHLDKGETHQGPAVLGIAMVAMAEELGLEMAIRSLEHLLQYGEQNIRQAVPLALALLCISNPKVNVMDTLSRLSHDTDSEVAMAAVISLGLIGAGTNNARIAGMLRNLSSYYYKDASLLFCVRIAQGLVHLGKGLLTLNPYHSERFLLSPTALAGLVTMLHACLDMKAIILGKYHYILYFLVLAMQPRMLLTVDENLKPLSVPVRVGQAVDVVGQAGRPKTITGFQTHSTPVLLAAGDRAELATEKYIPLSPILEGFVILKENPEYREEH from the exons ATGGCGCCGGATCCAAATGCAAGTAGTAGCGGCACGGTTCCGTCCAAGGAccccaagaagaagaaggacgagaaaaaggaagaagatctG TCGGATGAGGATTTGGCGTTGAAGCAGCAGTTGGAGTTGTATGTGGAAAGGGTTCAGGATCCTGATCCTGGGCTGCAGAAGGTTGCGCTTGAGAGCATGAG GCAGGAAATTCGAACCTCTACTAGCTCTATGACCTCGGTCCCAAAGCCATTGAAGTTTCTTCGTCCACACTATGGAACTTTGAAAGCATATTATGAAACAATGCAGGATTCAGATTTGAAG AAGTACTTAGCAGATATACTGTCAGTTTTGGCGCTCACTATGTCTGCGGAGGGTGAACGG GAGAGCCTAAAGTACAGATTGTTGGGTTCAGAGGGTGATATTGGCTCATGGGGCCATGAATATGTGAG GAACTTAGCTGGAGAAATTGCACAGGAGTATGCAAAGCGACAG AGCGAAGAAGCTCCAATTGATGATCTTATGGAGCTTGTTCAACAAATAGTTGCTTTTCATATGAAG CACAATGCTGAACCTGAAGCTGTTGATCTTTTAATGGAG GTTGAGGACCTTGATCTTTTAATTGAGCATGTGGACAGTACGAATTTCAAAAGGACGTGTCTCTACCTGACCAGTTCAGCAAG ATACCTCCCTGGCCCTGATGATATGTTGGTCCTGGATATTGCCTAcatgatttatttaaaatttgaggagTATCCAAATGCGCTTCAGATCGCCCTATTTCTGGATAACATGCAG TACGTGAAGCAGGTATTTACATCGTGTGATGATCTGCTACGAAAGAAGCAATTCTGTTACATCCTTGCTCGACAT GGTATTACATTTGAGCTGGATGATGAGATGGCTGCAGATGATGATGACAGAGAGGCATTGCAGGAGATAATAAACAACAGCAGGTTAAGTGAAGGTTATCTTACACTTGCTCGAGATATTGAGGTCATGGAACCCAAATCTCCTGAAGATATCTATAAG GCACACTTGCTTGATGGCCGGGCTAGTGCTGGTGCAAGTGTTGACTCGGCTAGACAAAACCTCGCTGCCAcctttgttaatgcttttgtaAATGCTGGCTTTGGTCAG GATAAGTTGATGACAGTCCCATCAGACAATACCAGTGGTGGTTCTTCTTCTAATTGGcttttcaaaaataaagaacacGGGAAGACTAGTGCTGCAGCAAGTCTT AGTATGATTTTACTGTGGGATGTTGATGCTGGGCTTGCCCAAATTGACAAATACTTCCACCTAAGTGACAGCCATATCATTGCTGGTGCATTATTAGGAGTTGGGATTGTGAATTGTGGTATCAAGAATGATTGTGATCCT GCCCTAGCACTTCTGGGTGATTATGTAGATAAAGATGATTCATCCATCAGAATTGGTGCAATAATGGGCCTTGGAATTTCTTATGCTGGTTCCCAAAACGAGCAG ATACGAAGTAAATTGGCTCCTATACTGAATGAGGCTAAAGCTCCCCTTGACGTAATTGCATTCACTGCAATCTCTTTGGGCTTGGTATATGTGGGTTCCTGCAATGAAGAGGTTGCTCAGGCAATTATATTTGCATTGATGGATCGAAGTGAGTCAGAGTTAGGGGAGCCCCTTACACGCCTTTTGCCTCTTGGCCTTGGTCTTCTATACCTCGGAAAGCAG GAAAGTGTGGAGGCAACGGCTGAAGTCTCTAAGACCTTcaatgaaaaaattagaaaatactGTGACATGACATTACTCTCTTGTGCCTATGCTGGAACAGGGAATGTTCTCAAG GTTCAAAACCTTCTGGGTCACTGTTCACAACATCTTGACAAGGGTGAAACCCACCAGGGTCCTGCTGTACTTGGAATTGCTATGGTGGCAATGGCTGAAGAATTGGGGCTTGAGATGGCAATTCGTTCATTAGAGCATCTTTTACAGTATGGCGAACAGAACATTCGTCAAGCCGTTCCTTTGGCTCTTGCTCTCCTTTGCATATCAAACCCCAAG GTAAATGTTATGGACACATTAAGCAGGCTTAGCCATGATACAGATTCAGAAGTAGCAATG GCTGCTGTTATTTCCTTAGGTTTGATTGGTGCGGGTACCAACAATGCTCGAATAGCTGGCATGCTTCGCAATCTTTCAAGCTATTACTACAAAGATGCCAGCCTTCTTTTCTGT GTTCGAATTGCTCAAGGTCTTGTACATTTGGGGAAGGGCTTATTAACTCTTAATCCGTATCATTCTGAACGGTTCTTGCTATCCCC GACGGCACTTGCTGGATTAGTAACCATGCTGCATGCATGCCTTGATATGAAAGCCATAATCTTGGGGAAATACCATTATATTCTCTACTTCCTTGTTTTGGCGATGCAG CCTAGAATGTTGTTGACTGTGGATGAGAATCTCAAACCCCTTTCTGTACCTGTTCGGGTGGGTCAAGCAGTCGATGTCGTTGGCCAGGCTGGTCGTCCCAAGACCATCACTGGTTTCCAGACACATTCAACCCCTGTTCTTTTGGCTGCTGGTGATAGGGCAGAACTGGCTACTGAGAA ATACATTCCTCTGTCTCCCATTCTTGAAGGCTTTGTCATCTTGAAAGAGAACCCAGAGTACAGAGAAGAACATTAG